The Kaistella daneshvariae genomic sequence GGAATCCAAATGCTGGGGATCCGGGAAAGAAATTTCGTTCGGGTTTAAAAGTACCATAGAAAGTGAAATCCTGCCGGAAAAGCAGGATTTTAATTATTGTACTACAATTTTTAGAAAGGCAAATCGTCGTCTTCTTCTTCGAAAACATTTCCGCCTTGTGCAGGTTGCGAATTTGTTGAGGATGCCTGAGTTGGTTCAGCAGCATTGGAAGCTACATTTTCCAGTCTCCAACCAACGATTGAGTTGAAATATTTCACTTCGCCCTGCGGTGAAGTCCATTCTCTGCCTCTGATATTTATAGAAACCTTTACTTTATCACCTTCTTTTACCTGATTCAGCAAATCGCTTTTATCCTGTAAAAATTCAATATTTATAGGTTGTGGGTACTGTTCTTCGGTCATCAGGACCATTTCTCTTTTTTGAAAACCGCTTGCAAATGTCTGAAGTTCAGTTATTTTCTTTACTGTGCCTTGTAATTCCATGATATAAATTCGTTAAGGTGGTAAAAGTAATAAAATTGGACAGAAAAAGAAAGTTCTGCAGGTAATTTTGAAAAATTAAAATTTTAAAAAAATTTATTGCTTTAAGTGGGAAAAGTTTTTATATTTGCACTCACAAAAAAAGAGAACAGGTGTTCATTTCGCGGATGTGATGTAATTGGTAGCCATGCCAGACTTAGGATCTGGTGCCGTGAGGCGTGGGGGTTCGAGTCCCTTCATCCGCACATTTTTTTTAATATTTTTAAAGAAAATATAATCGCGAAAATAGCTCAGCTGGTAGAGCACGACCTTGCCAAGGTCGGGGTCGCGGGTTCGAATCCCGTTTTTCGCTCCACTTGCCTTGGTGGTGGAATTGGTAGACACGCAGGACTTAAAATCCTGTGTCCGTAAGGATGTACGGGTTCAAGTCCCGTCCGAGGTACTTAAAACCCTCTGTAACGCAAGTTAACAGAGGGTTTTTTCTTTTATGGGGGAACAAAAGGGGGATCACAATTTTTTATTATTTAATATTAAACCGTGAAATCTCTACTGTGATCATAAATCAGGGCTAATAGTTCATCTTTTTCATCTAATAGGGGATTTAGCCATGCGGCCTTCTTAATACCCCACTCGTCATACTCCTTCTCATCTTCATGAGATAAATTTTTCGATAAAAGAAATTCTTTCCGTTCATTTAGATAGTTTTCAATTTTTTTAGCTTTATATAGAGCATCTGAAAACTTCAATAGCTTTTCCAATTTAATCTTTTCATCATCTCGTTGTTGTTTAATTTTTTCTTCATGATGCAATTTTAAATCATAAAGACGTCTCCATTCTTTTTGTTTTATTTTTTCTTACTTTTCGATTTCTGCATAGACCTCCAAGTAAGCAACTAGACGAACCAATTTATCTTCCAATTTAATAATCTTCGCATCAGCCCACTGTTTCGTTGAAAATGAGTGTTCATAGGCTTGTATTGCCAAATTATCAGTTGTAATATATTCTCTGGTTGAATATATTCCTTTTTCGCCAGGGATATATTTTCCTAATTGCCGAATTTCAAATGAAATTTCATAGTATTGATAACCAATACTGTATGGCCATAACTATCTAAAGCGAAGTCATGCCCGCGATGTTCAATAAGCTTCCATTTGAAAGCTAAAATTCTGAAAGCTGCGTTCAAGATGTTTTTCCACATATACGCCAAAACAAAGCACTGGCTTACCGTTGCTTTCAAAACTTGATGTTTTTAGATGACTTTGCGACTGTGCATTTAATGTAATAAAGTGTGGCGAAGTACGACGTGACGAGATTGTTAATGGTGTAATCGTATCATTTAAAATTTCATCTAATCTCTTGTTAACTAAATCTTATGAAATGGGGGGGGATACATTTTAATTGCTTTTTAGATTTTGATTGAGATTACAAGGTCTTACGCGGTCGGGAAATAAATGTGAAAACATTATAAACTATTAATCGCCGTACTATAAATAAATTTAGCAATAAATACCCCACTATTTTGAACCAATTTTGTTTATTTTTTATTCCGATGATGTCATGTATAAAAATGGTCCAAATTCAATTTCTTTGTATCTATCAAAATATTTTATTTTGTCTTCTTTCATTATTTGCCCATTTTTAGTTAGTCTTAAATTCCAATTAGGATTGCATGGTTGAAGTATCGGATAATTATTATTGTAAATCTCCCAAGTCCATTTGGGTTCTTGCTCTTTTAATTCGTACGGTTCAATATCCCATAATTCAATTTTATTTGCTAAAAATTTATCAACCGAAAGTTCTTTAATATTTATCAGAGGTTTATAATAGATTAGTTCTGATTCGGAATAACTTCTATAAGGAAACTTTATAAATTCCATTTTTCTCCAAAATGATTCAGAGTTATCTGGTGCACAAAAAAGTTTGATAGCTATATAGTTGTGTTCAGCGAAAAATTCTTCTGTTTTTTTATATAAAATCCTTCCAAAGCCTCTCTTTCTAAAACTTCGATTGATTTCCATAATATCAATGTCAACATATTTCCTCTCATGATCAGTCCAGGTAATAAATCCAACAATCTTTTTATCAAATTCGAGAACAACCAGTTTACTTTCGTTAAATGAATTTTCAATAATATTCCAATTGCAGTAAAAACCTTCATCAAAATTTTTCTTTTCGTCCACAAGCCAAGATTTGATTTCGGCAAGTTGTTTAGAAGTCGGGGTGGTATTTAATTTCATGTAAGTATTGATTTCGCTAATATATATTTTAACTTTCCTTACAGTCTAAAATATACCATTAAAATAATTAATCCAACCTTTCCTTCACAAATTTAGAAACCGTCAATCTGTGGACATTTAAAATTCTACCAATGGCAGAGAAAGAAACATTCTTATCTAGAAGTTCTTTTATTTTTTTCTCCTGTCCAGTCAGTTTTGCGTTCGTGGATTTTCTTCCTTTTGGACGACCTAGAATAACACCTTCTGCTTTTTTTCTGGCCAAAGCCTCTTTGGTTCGTTGTGAAATGAGATTGCGTTCTATTTCTGCAGACAGCCCGAAAGCAAAAGCCAGGACTTTAGAATTAATATCGCTTCCTAATCGGTAATTATCTTTTATGGTCCAGACTTGAATATCGCGGTTCATGCATTCATTGAGAATTCCCATGATCATCAGAAGATTTCTGCCAAGTCGGGAAAGTTCGGAGCAAATCAGAACATCGTCCTTTTTCATTTTCTTCAATAATTTACCAAGTTTACGATCGTCAAGACCCTTTGCTCCCGAGATCGTCTCTTCAATCCATTTATCAATGACAAAAACATTGCGATCGCAAAATTGGTTGATGTCATAGCGTTGATTCTCTAATGTTTGTTTGTCTGTGCTTACGCGGATGTAACCATAAATCATAATTGGTCAGTTTAAATTGTTTATGGCATTTAAATTAAACCAAAATGATGATTTTATATCAGATCTTTTTTTATTGCAAATGCTATTTGGGCAAATGTAATTATCTGAATATGATTATAAAATACGACCATTATTAAGAGGTCGCGATATCAAGCGATATTATTATGAATTTGCAGATTTATATTTAATATCTACTTTCCCTAGTTTAAAAGTTGACATTGAAAGTTACCCTGCTGTAAAACAACACCTTCTCTCATTTGGATATGATCGGATAAAACAAACTGGTGCCAAAGGAGCGAGAAAAAAGACGAATAACAAGTGGTTTGAAACTCAAGACGCGATAGGTTATTGGGACGATTTTTCTAAACAGAAAATCATCTGGAAGAGAGTTGGTTCGTTACTAAAATTCTGCTATGATGACTCAGGAGTTGTAACTTTGGATAGTACTTGTTTCGCAACGGGGAAATTTCTCAAATATTTAATTGCTTTCTTGAATTCGTCTATCGGGAACTATTTACTACAAGATTCTCCAAAAACAGGTACGGGCGATTTGCTTGTGAGTGTACAAGCCATAAATCCGATTATTGTTCCTATTCCGGAAGAGATATTTGAAAACAAAATAAACCTCTTAATTGATCAATTAATACAAAATTCAGATAAAAAAATTGAAGATTTAATTAATTCTTCTTTTTATAATGTCTTCAATTTTTCTCTGGAAGAAATTGAATTTATTGAGAGTTGAGATAACTTATTTCATCTTCACTCAAACCGTACGTATCATTAACTAATTTATTAGAAATTTCATCTAGTTCAGAGTTTGATTTTTGAAATAGTATCTTTTCAAGTATCTGAATGA encodes the following:
- a CDS encoding DUF3127 domain-containing protein — protein: MELQGTVKKITELQTFASGFQKREMVLMTEEQYPQPINIEFLQDKSDLLNQVKEGDKVKVSINIRGREWTSPQGEVKYFNSIVGWRLENVASNAAEPTQASSTNSQPAQGGNVFEEEDDDLPF
- a CDS encoding GNAT family N-acetyltransferase, which produces MKLNTTPTSKQLAEIKSWLVDEKKNFDEGFYCNWNIIENSFNESKLVVLEFDKKIVGFITWTDHERKYVDIDIMEINRSFRKRGFGRILYKKTEEFFAEHNYIAIKLFCAPDNSESFWRKMEFIKFPYRSYSESELIYYKPLINIKELSVDKFLANKIELWDIEPYELKEQEPKWTWEIYNNNYPILQPCNPNWNLRLTKNGQIMKEDKIKYFDRYKEIEFGPFLYMTSSE
- a CDS encoding master DNA invertase Mpi family serine-type recombinase, whose protein sequence is MIYGYIRVSTDKQTLENQRYDINQFCDRNVFVIDKWIEETISGAKGLDDRKLGKLLKKMKKDDVLICSELSRLGRNLLMIMGILNECMNRDIQVWTIKDNYRLGSDINSKVLAFAFGLSAEIERNLISQRTKEALARKKAEGVILGRPKGRKSTNAKLTGQEKKIKELLDKNVSFSAIGRILNVHRLTVSKFVKERLD
- a CDS encoding TaqI-like C-terminal specificity domain-containing protein → MRPLLRGRDIKRYYYEFADLYLISTFPSLKVDIESYPAVKQHLLSFGYDRIKQTGAKGARKKTNNKWFETQDAIGYWDDFSKQKIIWKRVGSLLKFCYDDSGVVTLDSTCFATGKFLKYLIAFLNSSIGNYLLQDSPKTGTGDLLVSVQAINPIIVPIPEEIFENKINLLIDQLIQNSDKKIEDLINSSFYNVFNFSLEEIEFIES